One genomic segment of Sphingorhabdus sp. M41 includes these proteins:
- a CDS encoding sensor domain-containing phosphodiesterase, with the protein MLLLFQNKILEMIATGVSLDITAERLCHELELLLPEVACSVLRVEDSGLLYPLAAPSLPEKFSGLIKGLMIGPNVGSCGSAAYRREAVVVTDIERDPRWSAFKEHVLPFGFKACWSVPIYNAEGAVFGTFALYFKQKRMPREREKQLVSASIHLCAIALQRHDRVLERERRASIDALTDLPNRSSFDAALSRLSCDEPGTWALMVVDLDNLKMINDTFGHQAGDELLQNVARRIKMIVRPDHVFRLGGDEFAVILQETGAVADLRGTASRILDAIGIVTSCCGHMIQPRATIGAAALTPGDHDAETVHRHADFALYHAKETGRGGFVRYWPGIGTTIKDRIEVIHDVDIALSEGRIEAYYQPIVRLDSGEIVGMEALCRLRKPEGNIVSAGAFHQATTDVDVAAKLTQGMLALVAADVRAWLEAGIPFQHVGINISSADFHSGTLYDRIKAAFGRENVPLKHVVLEVTESVYLGQNNPVVAQEIKALRAHGLRIALDDFGTGFASLTHLLTVPVDIIKIDKSFVSQLQLGDRGMAIIEGLLSIARKLGIHVIAEGIETEDQAHLLQEIGCELGQGYLFSAAVARESATALLLKHAQQHGLDKRQRISGPPLRSNTSRLKPKHVGLPKKGVRPASKDADHVTPALRAL; encoded by the coding sequence TTGTTGCTGCTGTTCCAAAACAAAATTCTCGAGATGATCGCTACTGGCGTGTCACTCGATATTACAGCAGAACGATTATGTCACGAGCTTGAGCTATTGTTGCCCGAGGTTGCCTGTTCGGTATTGCGGGTGGAGGATAGCGGATTACTGTATCCGCTTGCCGCGCCGAGCCTACCCGAAAAATTTTCCGGCTTGATCAAGGGTCTCATGATCGGGCCCAATGTCGGCTCTTGCGGCAGCGCGGCCTACCGTCGCGAAGCCGTTGTCGTGACCGATATTGAAAGAGATCCGCGCTGGTCGGCGTTCAAGGAACATGTTCTGCCTTTTGGATTCAAGGCCTGCTGGTCGGTCCCTATCTACAATGCAGAAGGCGCAGTTTTTGGTACCTTCGCTCTATATTTCAAACAGAAGCGAATGCCTCGCGAACGGGAAAAGCAACTGGTTAGTGCCAGCATTCATCTCTGCGCGATCGCGCTGCAGCGGCACGACCGGGTTCTGGAACGCGAGCGGCGGGCTTCGATCGATGCGCTGACAGACTTGCCGAATCGGTCAAGTTTTGACGCGGCACTGAGCCGCCTGTCCTGTGACGAGCCAGGCACCTGGGCACTGATGGTTGTCGATCTCGACAATCTCAAGATGATCAATGACACGTTCGGACATCAAGCCGGTGATGAACTGCTGCAAAACGTCGCACGGCGCATAAAAATGATTGTCCGGCCCGATCATGTATTCCGGCTGGGCGGCGATGAATTTGCCGTGATCCTGCAAGAGACCGGAGCCGTTGCCGACCTGAGGGGTACAGCGTCACGTATTCTCGATGCCATAGGCATTGTCACCAGCTGTTGCGGGCATATGATCCAGCCCCGCGCAACAATTGGGGCGGCAGCGCTGACGCCAGGCGATCATGATGCAGAAACAGTGCACCGGCATGCCGACTTTGCGCTCTATCACGCGAAGGAAACTGGGCGCGGCGGCTTTGTCCGCTACTGGCCCGGCATCGGCACAACGATCAAGGACCGGATCGAGGTGATCCATGACGTCGATATCGCGCTCAGCGAAGGCCGGATCGAGGCTTATTATCAACCGATCGTCCGGCTCGATTCGGGCGAGATTGTCGGCATGGAAGCGCTATGCCGGCTGCGCAAACCGGAAGGCAATATCGTGTCGGCCGGCGCCTTTCACCAGGCCACAACAGACGTGGATGTGGCTGCAAAACTGACCCAGGGCATGTTGGCTCTGGTCGCAGCCGATGTTCGCGCATGGCTGGAAGCCGGGATCCCGTTTCAACATGTCGGGATCAATATTTCTTCTGCCGACTTTCATAGCGGCACACTCTATGACCGCATAAAGGCGGCCTTTGGTCGAGAGAATGTGCCGCTGAAACATGTCGTTCTCGAGGTTACCGAATCGGTCTATCTCGGACAAAATAATCCGGTGGTCGCCCAAGAGATCAAGGCGCTTCGTGCCCATGGCCTGCGCATCGCGCTGGACGATTTTGGCACTGGCTTCGCATCGCTCACCCATTTGCTGACAGTGCCGGTCGACATCATCAAAATCGACAAGTCCTTCGTCAGTCAATTGCAGCTTGGTGACCGCGGCATGGCGATCATCGAAGGCTTGCTCAGCATCGCACGCAAGCTCGGCATCCACGTGATCGCAGAGGGCATTGAGACCGAAGATCAGGCGCATTTGCTTCAGGAAATCGGATGCGAACTGGGTCAGGGATATCTGTTTTCCGCCGCCGTTGCGCGGGAATCAGCGACCGCATTGCTTTTGAAACATGCCCAGCAACACGGGCTCGATAAACGGCAACGGATAAGCGGCCCGCCGCTGCGCTCGAACACCAGCCGGCTGAAACCAAAACATGTGGGCCTGCCGAAAAAAGGCGTGAGGCCAGCATCGAAAGACGCAGACCATGTCACGCCTGCGCTGCGGGCGCTTTAA
- a CDS encoding DUF302 domain-containing protein codes for MKYYMATILATSFDDAIARTEAALKTEGFGILTRVDVQKTLKTKIDVDFRPYTILGACNPALAHEALQLEDKVGTMLPCNLVVQQQGDGKVEVAAINPVASMQAIDNPQLKQAAEAVRDKLSHVIESLANA; via the coding sequence ATGAAATATTATATGGCGACAATATTGGCGACATCTTTTGACGACGCCATCGCGCGCACCGAAGCGGCGCTCAAGACCGAGGGTTTCGGGATACTGACCCGCGTCGATGTGCAAAAGACGCTGAAGACCAAAATCGACGTCGATTTCCGGCCCTACACCATACTCGGCGCCTGCAATCCGGCGCTCGCCCACGAAGCGCTGCAACTGGAGGACAAGGTCGGAACAATGCTGCCCTGCAATCTGGTGGTCCAGCAACAGGGCGATGGAAAGGTGGAGGTCGCCGCAATCAATCCGGTCGCCTCGATGCAGGCCATCGATAATCCGCAGCTAAAGCAGGCTGCCGAGGCTGTGCGAGACAAATTGTCGCATGTGATCGAATCTCTGGCCAACGCCTAG
- a CDS encoding NAD(P)-dependent alcohol dehydrogenase, with protein sequence MKAAIFIEPGKIILGEKPIPDIGPLDALIRITTTTICGTDVHILKGEYPVASGLTIGHEPVGIIEKLGSAVEGFSEGQRVIAGAITPTGTSNASMCGFHSQCGGHHGHGWKAMGGWRFGNTIDGAQAEYLRVPDAMANLAPVPDGLTDEQVLMCPDILSTGFSGAESGRIRIGDSVAIFAQGPIGLCATAGAKLMGATNIITVETVPERMDMSRSMGADHVIDFNKVDPIDEIMRITDGRGVDVSIEALGKSRTFDWALRTLRPGGTLSSLGVYSEDLTLPVDAFSAGLGDNKIVSTLCPGGKERMRRLMEVVGSGRVDTSKLVTHHFALDDIETAYDLFANQRDGVMKIAIKPWQ encoded by the coding sequence ATGAAAGCCGCCATTTTCATCGAGCCCGGCAAGATCATCCTCGGCGAGAAACCGATTCCCGACATCGGTCCGCTCGACGCGCTGATCCGGATTACCACCACCACCATCTGCGGCACCGATGTCCATATTCTCAAGGGCGAATATCCGGTGGCAAGCGGCCTGACGATCGGTCACGAGCCGGTCGGCATCATCGAAAAGCTCGGCTCTGCGGTGGAGGGCTTTTCCGAAGGGCAGCGGGTTATCGCCGGTGCAATCACGCCGACCGGCACATCCAATGCATCAATGTGCGGTTTTCATTCGCAATGCGGTGGCCATCACGGCCATGGCTGGAAAGCGATGGGCGGCTGGCGCTTCGGCAATACGATCGATGGCGCGCAGGCCGAGTATCTGCGCGTGCCCGATGCCATGGCCAATCTCGCTCCCGTGCCCGACGGGCTGACGGACGAACAGGTTCTGATGTGCCCGGACATTCTCTCGACCGGCTTCAGCGGCGCCGAGTCCGGCAGGATCAGGATCGGCGACAGCGTCGCCATCTTTGCCCAGGGACCAATCGGCCTGTGCGCCACGGCCGGCGCCAAGCTGATGGGCGCGACCAATATCATCACCGTGGAAACCGTTCCGGAGCGGATGGACATGTCGCGCAGCATGGGCGCCGATCATGTCATCGATTTCAACAAGGTCGATCCGATTGACGAGATCATGCGGATTACCGACGGCCGCGGCGTCGATGTCTCGATCGAGGCTCTGGGCAAGTCCCGGACCTTCGACTGGGCCCTGCGCACCCTGCGCCCCGGCGGGACGCTGTCCTCGCTCGGCGTCTATTCCGAGGATCTGACCCTGCCGGTCGATGCCTTTTCTGCCGGTCTGGGAGATAATAAAATCGTCTCCACCCTCTGCCCCGGCGGCAAGGAGCGAATGCGCCGGCTGATGGAAGTGGTCGGATCGGGCCGCGTCGATACCAGCAAGCTGGTGACCCATCATTTTGCGCTCGATGATATCGAAACCGCCTATGACCTGTTCGCCAACCAGCGCGACGGCGTGATGAAAATCGCGATCAAGCCCTGGCAGTGA
- a CDS encoding alpha/beta hydrolase, whose amino-acid sequence MRKTILIAVVGVVAASPLLHAQTSFSPECRREVVKLCGADRSNRRACIIDKADQLSAPCRTALRERVGALRDNPRVGQRQNGGQRASGDQRVSGGTEYAYGPDPLQRLVFYPAKVKGEHSPLIIFVHGGGWKRGDLSNATGRYKPKHYPENGYAFATINYRLVPDATVEQAAADVAKSIEYLVGRAAVLGFDPRRVVLMGHSAGAHLAALVGTDPQYLRAVGLEPSGLAGVIPLDGAAYDVPLQMVDGNRFMQKTYSQAFGTDPARQWALSPTAHAAAPNARSFLILHIERADGTRQSKALAEQLRAAGTAVQINAVEGKGLKGHAEINRSLGNPDYPATAIVDKWLADLFR is encoded by the coding sequence ATGCGAAAAACCATCCTGATAGCCGTGGTCGGAGTCGTTGCAGCGAGTCCGCTACTCCATGCCCAGACCAGCTTCTCGCCGGAATGCCGCCGCGAAGTGGTGAAATTATGCGGCGCGGACCGCAGCAACCGGCGCGCCTGTATCATCGACAAAGCGGACCAATTGTCCGCGCCATGCCGCACTGCCCTGCGCGAACGTGTTGGCGCCTTGCGCGACAATCCGCGCGTCGGCCAACGCCAGAACGGCGGCCAGCGGGCAAGCGGAGACCAGCGCGTCAGCGGTGGCACCGAATATGCTTATGGGCCCGACCCTCTGCAGCGGCTGGTCTTCTACCCTGCCAAAGTGAAAGGCGAACATTCGCCCTTGATCATATTCGTGCATGGCGGCGGGTGGAAGCGTGGCGACCTGTCGAATGCGACCGGCAGATACAAACCAAAACATTATCCGGAAAATGGCTATGCATTTGCTACCATCAATTACCGTCTCGTTCCTGACGCAACGGTCGAGCAAGCAGCAGCCGATGTTGCGAAATCGATAGAATATCTTGTTGGCAGGGCGGCCGTGCTGGGCTTTGACCCGCGGCGTGTCGTGTTGATGGGACATAGTGCAGGCGCACATCTTGCGGCTCTGGTGGGCACTGATCCGCAATATTTGCGCGCGGTCGGTCTCGAGCCCAGCGGTCTGGCAGGCGTTATTCCGCTGGATGGCGCCGCATATGATGTTCCCCTGCAAATGGTCGATGGCAACAGATTCATGCAGAAAACCTATAGCCAGGCATTTGGCACCGATCCTGCCCGGCAGTGGGCACTATCACCCACGGCACATGCTGCCGCACCCAATGCGCGGTCATTCCTGATCCTGCATATCGAGCGCGCAGACGGGACAAGGCAATCGAAAGCGCTTGCTGAACAGCTTCGTGCGGCAGGAACTGCGGTTCAGATCAATGCGGTAGAGGGCAAGGGATTGAAAGGGCATGCAGAAATCAACCGGTCGCTTGGCAACCCGGATTATCCGGCGACGGCAATCGTCGACAAATGGTTGGCCGACCTGTTTAGATAG
- the nth gene encoding endonuclease III, whose protein sequence is MKKADIFEFYSRLAADNPSPETELNYGNTYQLVVAVALSAQSTDIGVNKATRRLFAEVTTPQQMVDLGLEGLKEHIKTIGLYNTKAKNVIALSEMLIADYGGEVPADRDELVKLPGVGRKTANVVMNCAFGAETFAVDTHIFRVGNRTGLAPGKTVLAVEKKLEKQTPAPFRVHAHHWLILHGRYICKARKPECWRCPVADLCRYRKKTPAP, encoded by the coding sequence ATGAAAAAAGCCGATATCTTCGAATTCTATTCCCGCCTTGCCGCCGACAATCCGTCGCCGGAGACCGAGCTGAATTACGGCAACACCTATCAGCTGGTCGTCGCGGTGGCTTTGTCGGCGCAGTCGACCGATATCGGCGTCAACAAGGCGACGCGGCGGCTGTTCGCCGAGGTCACGACGCCGCAGCAGATGGTCGATCTCGGGCTCGAAGGCCTGAAGGAGCATATCAAGACCATCGGCCTCTATAATACCAAGGCGAAGAACGTGATTGCCCTGTCGGAAATGCTGATCGCCGATTATGGCGGCGAGGTTCCGGCCGATCGCGACGAACTGGTCAAGCTGCCCGGGGTCGGGCGCAAGACCGCCAATGTCGTGATGAACTGTGCCTTTGGCGCCGAGACCTTTGCGGTCGACACGCATATTTTCCGGGTCGGCAACCGCACCGGTCTGGCGCCGGGCAAGACGGTGCTGGCAGTGGAGAAAAAGCTCGAGAAGCAGACCCCCGCCCCGTTCCGCGTCCACGCCCATCACTGGCTGATCCTGCACGGCCGCTATATCTGCAAGGCGCGCAAGCCCGAATGCTGGCGCTGTCCGGTCGCCGATCTGTGCCGCTACAGGAAGAAGACGCCGGCGCCCTAG
- a CDS encoding TetR/AcrR family transcriptional regulator, with product MATEYTEHTESKDKQPRTARGLKTKRKLLDAAALEFGEKGFHEASITGITQRAGTALGSFYTYFDSKDELFSALVKDMSARVKSHAAGAMTEWQDALEREKQALEAFMTFAREHKEIYRIIDESEFVDPQSYRSHYEETASRIYERLQEGTAAGDFRGGLEEAHAWAIMGMNVFLGMRYGIWSEEKSAVQIADIANGILAKGIAADKD from the coding sequence ATGGCCACTGAATATACCGAACATACTGAGTCTAAAGACAAACAGCCGCGCACCGCTCGCGGGCTGAAGACCAAGCGCAAATTGCTCGACGCGGCGGCGCTGGAATTTGGCGAGAAGGGTTTCCACGAAGCCTCGATCACCGGGATCACCCAGCGCGCAGGAACCGCGCTCGGCAGTTTCTATACCTATTTCGATTCCAAGGACGAATTGTTCAGCGCACTGGTCAAGGACATGAGCGCGCGGGTCAAGAGCCATGCCGCGGGCGCGATGACCGAGTGGCAGGATGCGCTGGAACGGGAAAAGCAGGCGCTCGAGGCGTTCATGACGTTTGCCCGCGAGCATAAGGAAATCTACCGGATCATCGACGAATCCGAATTTGTCGATCCGCAAAGCTATCGCTCGCATTATGAAGAAACGGCCTCGCGAATCTACGAGCGCCTGCAGGAAGGCACCGCCGCCGGCGATTTTCGCGGCGGACTGGAAGAAGCCCATGCCTGGGCGATCATGGGCATGAACGTCTTTCTCGGCATGCGCTACGGGATCTGGAGCGAAGAGAAGTCGGCGGTCCAGATTGCCGACATCGCCAATGGCATATTGGCGAAGGGAATCGCAGCGGACAAGGACTAG
- a CDS encoding TonB-dependent receptor — MKFQHTVSYAAIITGLAGGLVAPASLHAQTSESADQGSDEGFIVVTARRREERQIDVPIAITSFSAEKLEQQGAIDITDIGQTTPNTTLEASRGTNSTLSAFIRGIGQQDPVSGFEQGVGIYLDDVYLNRPQAAVLDIYDVERIEVLRGPQGTLYGRNTIGGAVKYVTKALPRDPSFKARVTYGTYDQAEAVVTASMPISDLIRVGASGARLSRGGFGDNLTTGLENYNKDIWAGRGTLEIGGHGEPVLIRISGDYTKDESNPRGGHRLIPGAVSGAPVLDDVFDTRGGLNDPIQDIEAYGLAMNISANLSDSVTFRSISAWRKDNTATPIDFDALPAVDLDVPGLYLNEQISQEFQLLYEGDKLNGLVGFYYLDATADTLFDVRLFTTVPGLTAFTEADVDTETYAVFADFTYDFTEQFSLSLGGRYTWDERTASILRQTYVGGGSPTFGGAGIAAGAPGTDFQGSANFKKFTPRASLSFKPTPDHNIYASFSQGFKGGGFDPRGVGINAPTSNATGGPSDAEIADYLSFQPESVDSYEVGYKGSLLDGALNIALAGFYSDYKDVQIPGSVACTVSGQPSFCGVINNAGKATLKGVELEASARLGQDMLASGDRVMLSGSMGYIDAKYDEYITNINDPVTNLPVPTEVSEFRSVQNTPEWTASGTFSYSTPVGEGDIYLGTTLSYRSKTNQFEIANPYIDQKGFALWDANLVYNAPDKRWSIGLHGKNLTNKRYKTSGYTFVAADARTGDLVLGANGQPIPTLGPEGTLTGFYGNPRQVFVTAGVKF; from the coding sequence ATGAAATTCCAGCACACCGTCAGCTATGCAGCGATCATCACCGGACTTGCAGGCGGCCTTGTCGCTCCTGCCAGCCTCCATGCCCAGACCAGCGAGTCGGCGGATCAGGGCTCTGATGAAGGCTTTATCGTCGTCACCGCCCGCCGCCGCGAAGAACGGCAAATCGACGTTCCGATCGCGATCACCTCTTTCTCGGCGGAAAAACTGGAACAGCAGGGCGCGATCGATATTACCGATATCGGTCAGACCACGCCGAACACGACATTGGAAGCCTCCCGCGGCACAAACTCGACCCTCTCCGCCTTCATCCGCGGTATCGGTCAGCAGGATCCGGTATCGGGTTTCGAGCAAGGCGTCGGCATCTATCTCGACGATGTCTATCTCAACCGCCCGCAGGCCGCCGTGCTGGATATCTATGATGTCGAACGCATCGAAGTGCTGCGCGGTCCGCAGGGCACGCTCTATGGCCGCAACACGATCGGCGGCGCCGTCAAATATGTGACCAAGGCGCTGCCGCGGGACCCTTCGTTCAAGGCGCGGGTGACTTATGGCACTTACGATCAGGCCGAGGCGGTGGTAACCGCCAGCATGCCGATTTCAGACCTTATCCGGGTCGGCGCATCAGGTGCGCGCCTGTCGCGCGGCGGCTTTGGCGACAATCTGACCACGGGTCTTGAAAATTACAACAAGGATATCTGGGCCGGTCGCGGCACCCTCGAAATAGGCGGCCATGGCGAGCCCGTGTTGATCCGGATTTCCGGCGACTATACCAAGGACGAAAGCAACCCGCGCGGCGGCCATCGTCTCATTCCGGGCGCTGTGTCCGGCGCGCCGGTCCTCGACGATGTATTTGACACGCGCGGCGGGCTCAACGATCCGATACAGGATATCGAGGCTTATGGCCTGGCGATGAATATCTCCGCCAATCTCAGCGACAGCGTGACCTTCCGGTCGATCAGCGCCTGGCGCAAGGACAATACCGCCACGCCAATCGATTTTGACGCGCTGCCGGCGGTCGACCTCGACGTGCCCGGTCTCTATCTGAACGAGCAGATCAGCCAGGAATTCCAGCTGCTCTACGAAGGCGACAAGCTCAACGGCCTGGTCGGCTTCTATTATCTCGACGCAACGGCGGATACGTTGTTCGATGTCCGGCTGTTCACAACGGTGCCGGGCCTCACCGCCTTTACCGAAGCCGATGTCGATACCGAAACCTACGCGGTTTTCGCCGATTTCACCTATGACTTTACGGAGCAATTCAGCCTCTCGCTTGGTGGCCGTTATACCTGGGACGAGCGCACGGCGAGCATCCTGCGGCAGACTTATGTCGGCGGTGGATCGCCGACCTTTGGCGGCGCGGGCATTGCGGCGGGCGCACCCGGCACCGACTTCCAGGGCAGCGCAAATTTCAAGAAATTTACCCCGCGTGCCTCGCTCAGCTTTAAGCCGACGCCGGACCACAATATCTACGCCAGCTTCTCGCAGGGCTTCAAGGGCGGCGGCTTTGACCCGCGTGGGGTTGGCATCAATGCGCCGACCAGCAATGCCACCGGTGGCCCCAGCGATGCCGAAATCGCGGACTACCTAAGCTTCCAGCCGGAATCGGTCGACAGCTATGAAGTGGGCTACAAGGGCAGTCTGCTGGACGGTGCGCTCAATATCGCGCTGGCTGGTTTCTACAGCGACTATAAGGACGTGCAGATCCCGGGATCGGTGGCCTGTACCGTATCCGGCCAACCTTCCTTCTGCGGCGTGATTAACAACGCCGGCAAGGCGACGCTGAAGGGCGTCGAGCTCGAGGCGAGCGCGCGGCTGGGCCAGGATATGCTTGCCAGTGGTGACCGGGTGATGCTGTCGGGTTCGATGGGCTATATCGACGCGAAATATGACGAATATATCACCAATATCAATGATCCCGTGACCAACCTTCCGGTACCGACGGAGGTGTCCGAGTTCCGTTCGGTCCAGAACACGCCAGAATGGACCGCCAGTGGAACATTTTCTTATTCCACCCCGGTCGGAGAAGGCGATATCTATCTCGGAACCACCCTGTCCTATCGCAGCAAGACCAACCAGTTCGAGATTGCTAATCCCTATATCGATCAGAAGGGCTTTGCCTTGTGGGATGCCAATCTGGTCTACAACGCCCCGGACAAGCGCTGGAGCATTGGCCTGCACGGCAAGAACCTGACCAACAAGCGCTACAAGACATCGGGCTATACCTTCGTGGCAGCGGATGCGAGGACCGGCGATCTCGTGCTTGGCGCCAACGGCCAGCCGATCCCGACGCTCGGCCCCGAAGGCACGCTGACCGGATTTTACGGTAATCCACGCCAGGTCTTTGTCACCGCCGGGGTGAAATTCTGA
- a CDS encoding alpha/beta fold hydrolase, translating into MKYADHVYRSADDRLDLYARIYDGEGPPLLLMHGLTRNSGDFEALAGHLAGKYQLIVPDQRGRGRSGYDPDPQNYTPAVYVEDMFALIDGLQLGTMGLIGTSMGGLMAMMMAAMQPERFDSLILNDIGPAVEATGLARIQSYVGQPAVFDSWQQAADHCRTVQSDNMIDYGAQDWMIFARHTCEERPDGKIRFAYDPAISDGLSGSEQTVIPPDLWPIWDTLSALPVLVIRGALSDILSPATVAEMERRHPDHFSAVDIEHRGHTPMLDEPDALAAIDRFYAEPKM; encoded by the coding sequence ATGAAATATGCCGATCATGTCTATCGCAGCGCAGACGACCGGCTGGATCTCTATGCCCGCATCTATGACGGGGAAGGTCCGCCGCTGCTGCTGATGCACGGACTTACCCGGAACAGCGGCGATTTCGAGGCACTGGCCGGACATCTGGCCGGCAAATATCAACTGATCGTCCCCGACCAGCGTGGTCGCGGACGGTCAGGTTACGACCCGGACCCGCAGAATTACACGCCCGCCGTCTATGTCGAGGACATGTTCGCGCTGATTGACGGGCTGCAGCTCGGGACGATGGGCCTGATCGGCACGTCGATGGGCGGACTGATGGCGATGATGATGGCGGCGATGCAGCCCGAACGGTTCGACAGCCTGATATTGAACGATATCGGGCCAGCGGTCGAAGCCACTGGTCTGGCGCGGATACAAAGCTATGTCGGCCAGCCAGCGGTGTTTGACAGCTGGCAGCAAGCCGCCGATCATTGCCGAACGGTCCAGAGCGACAATATGATCGACTATGGCGCGCAGGACTGGATGATCTTTGCGCGGCACACCTGCGAAGAAAGACCCGACGGCAAAATCCGCTTTGCCTATGATCCGGCGATTTCCGATGGCCTGTCGGGCAGCGAGCAGACCGTCATTCCGCCTGACCTCTGGCCGATATGGGACACGCTGTCCGCCCTGCCCGTGCTGGTCATTCGCGGCGCGTTGTCAGATATACTTTCCCCCGCTACCGTTGCCGAGATGGAACGCCGGCATCCCGATCATTTCAGCGCCGTGGATATTGAACATCGCGGTCACACCCCGATGCTGGACGAACCCGATGCGCTGGCAGCGATTGACCGCTTCTACGCGGAACCTAAAATGTAA
- a CDS encoding spinster family MFS transporter, producing the protein MKSRTTSPNIALGMLLLVYIFNFVDRQILAILAGPIQADLGLSDTQMGLLGGVAFALLYSTLAVPLAWVADKTNRSWVITISLVIWSGFTAISGLAQGFWSIFLARLGVGIGEAGGVAPSYAVISDHFPSEKRARALAIYSLGIPLGSATGVVAGGYIAATVDWRLAFFVVGLLGILIAPFFKYFVRDKVKVQAPADQTVAPYSFKGTVVLLAKKKAFWFLAFGAASSSMLGYGIAFWLPSLLQRSFGLSLIETSLFFGAILLIGGVAGVLGGGMIGDWLGKRDKAAYGLVPAVAFLLAVPLFAAGIMSGSATIAFILFLIPQALAYFWLGPVLSAVQHLVPADARATASALFLLINNLIGIGGGIFFLGALSDSLTPIYGEDGLRYSMLYSLTFYVIAAVLMALAARPLRSEWIEEG; encoded by the coding sequence ATGAAAAGCCGGACGACTTCGCCCAATATCGCGCTCGGCATGTTGCTGCTCGTCTATATTTTCAATTTCGTCGACCGCCAGATACTGGCGATCCTCGCGGGGCCAATCCAGGCCGACCTCGGCCTCAGCGATACCCAGATGGGGCTGCTCGGCGGCGTGGCTTTCGCCCTGCTCTATTCGACTCTCGCCGTGCCGCTGGCATGGGTGGCGGACAAGACCAACCGCAGCTGGGTGATTACCATTTCGCTGGTAATATGGAGCGGCTTCACCGCCATCTCCGGCCTCGCGCAGGGCTTCTGGTCGATATTTCTGGCGAGACTGGGCGTCGGCATCGGCGAAGCCGGCGGCGTTGCGCCTTCCTATGCCGTGATATCCGACCATTTCCCGAGCGAGAAACGCGCGCGGGCGCTGGCGATCTATTCGCTCGGCATCCCCCTCGGATCGGCCACCGGAGTGGTCGCAGGCGGTTATATTGCCGCCACCGTCGACTGGCGTCTCGCCTTTTTTGTCGTCGGGCTATTGGGCATATTGATTGCTCCCTTCTTCAAATATTTCGTGCGCGACAAGGTCAAGGTGCAGGCCCCGGCCGATCAGACAGTGGCCCCTTACAGCTTCAAGGGAACCGTCGTTCTGCTGGCAAAGAAGAAGGCCTTCTGGTTTCTCGCCTTCGGCGCGGCCTCCAGCTCGATGCTCGGCTATGGCATTGCCTTCTGGCTGCCCAGCCTGTTGCAGCGCAGCTTTGGCCTGAGCCTGATCGAAACCTCTTTATTCTTTGGCGCGATATTGCTGATCGGCGGCGTCGCCGGCGTGCTCGGCGGCGGCATGATCGGCGACTGGCTGGGCAAAAGAGACAAGGCGGCCTACGGACTGGTTCCGGCTGTGGCCTTCCTGCTGGCGGTGCCGCTGTTCGCCGCCGGGATCATGAGCGGCTCGGCAACCATTGCCTTCATCCTTTTCCTGATCCCGCAGGCGCTGGCCTATTTCTGGCTCGGACCGGTCCTGTCAGCCGTGCAGCATCTGGTGCCGGCGGACGCACGCGCGACCGCTTCCGCCTTGTTCCTGCTGATCAACAATCTGATCGGTATCGGCGGCGGGATATTCTTTCTCGGGGCCCTGTCCGACAGCCTGACACCGATCTACGGCGAAGACGGGTTGCGCTATTCGATGCTCTATTCGCTGACCTTCTATGTCATTGCCGCCGTGCTGATGGCGCTCGCCGCCAGGCCGTTGCGCAGCGAATGGATAGAGGAAGGCTGA